From a region of the Salminus brasiliensis chromosome 4, fSalBra1.hap2, whole genome shotgun sequence genome:
- the arhgef38 gene encoding rho guanine nucleotide exchange factor 38 isoform X1, protein MDPKEPGGAERENEKEEKKERGLKRRNRLFLRYLERRRTDTIVDEDSGKGDVSINTLVRRSQSDKTEYSAKLKEKMAPHDLLSPTSPSLDPEEIRQRKMVKRSKVIEELVRTEGDYLTDLELCIREVLQPLRNTQVDVERLFTNMECVCAVSGELLHRLQEATAEPDPETQLIGEVFIQTKATIEEVYKIYCYHHDEASALLKSYDKQEEVQQHFRTCISALKQIYNQQGKPNLLDMGSLIIKPVQRVMKYPLLLAELWQATPTDHPDHRPLQEALTAAKIINININEFKRRKDIVLKYKRSDYEGTLKGKLNKLNIHSIRKKSDRITGYFKILTGVEPQVRDELFDKEEKIFRNLEKAVRLLVKNISLLQLYAQEMISDIRNAEDLEAIMKDPDKIDTNGYQYRRNGHDPYKQLSDRLERLVLAPLSALQAMFSAPQKLIQKRYDKLLDCCSCPEEASSCSEEQLQAQRDYQALNAQLGEELQRFNSAAGTILTNSLVCVVGLLRGLTEAARPPVQQLPAPLSNISEVQNSIMEEISNLAFVRDNSQRLMERKVSFEKRERKAPEVQRQAEAHRTQLLAQYPQDRLYQLKRNCNACQDQDVSLLEGELVALLEDHDPLGSTSRWLVDTGSTQGYVYSTFLKVYNPQRDVTERPDDFDNLSLFVSGSRSSSLYSFSPSGKQGAPESTPEQENIAAEEHFYAVYAFQARCEQELTLQEYQPVRILQFSDLGGNKDWWLAEANGQRGYVPANYLGRMSYA, encoded by the exons AGAAAATGGCCCCCCATGACCTGTTGTCCCCCACCTCCCCATCTCTGGACCCTGAGGAGATCCGGCAGCGGAAGATGGTGAAAAGGTCAAAGGTCATAGAGGAGCTGGTGAGGACGGAGGGAGATTACCTGACTGACCTGGAGCTGTGTATCAGAGAGGTGCTGCAGCCGCTCCGCAACACACAG gTGGATGTGGAGCGTCTTTTCACCAAtatggagtgtgtgtgcgctgtgTCCGGGGAGCTGCTGCACAGACTGCAGGAGGCCACCGCAGAACCTGATCCAGAAACACAGCTGATag GGGAGGTTTTCATCCAGACCAAAGCGACCATAGAGGAAGTGTATAAGATCTACTGCTACCATCACGATGAAGCTAGTGCTCTACTGAAGAGCTACGACAAACAGGAGGAGGTCCAGCAGCACTTCAGGACCTGCATCTCTGCACTGAA GCAGATTTATAACCAGCA GGGAAAGCCCAATCTATTGGATATGGGGTCACTCATTATTAAGCCTGTCCAGCGTGTCATGAAATACCCCCTCCTACTGGCTGAGTTGTGGCAGGCCACACCCACTGACCACCCTGACCATCGCCCCCTGCAGGAGGCGCTGACTGCAGCCAAgatcatcaacatcaacatcaatgAGTTCAAGAGGAGGAAGGACATCG TGCTGAAGTACAAGAGGAGTGACTATGAAGGAACACTGAAGGGCAAACTGAACAAGCTGAACATTCACTCCATCAGGAAGAAATCTGACCGCATCACCGGCTACTTCAAAATCCTCACTGGAGTGGAACCACAG gtgcgTGATGAGCTGTTTGATAAAGAAGAGAAGATCTTCCGTAACCTGGAGAAAGCTGTACGACTGCTGGTGAAGaacatcagcctcctccagctctACGCACAG GAGATGATATCTGATATCCGGAATGCAGAAGACCTGGAGGCCATCATGAAGGATCCTGACAAAATAGACACCAATGGCTATCAGTACCGGAGGAATGGCCATGACCCCTATAAACAGCTG AGTGATCGTCTGGAGCGGCTGGTGTTGGCTCCTCTGTCTGCGCTGCAGGCCATGTTCTCGGCCCCTCAGAAGCTTATTCAGAAGCGTTATGATAAGCTGCTGGACTGCTGCAGCTGCCCCGAGGAGGCATCGTCCTGCAGCGAGGAGCAGCTCCAGGCTCAGAGGGACTACCAGGCCCTGAACGCCCAGCTGGGGGAGGAGCTACAGCGCTTCAACAGTGCCGCCGGCACCATCCTCACCAACAGcctggtgtgtgtggtggggctGCTGAGGGGGCTGACGGAGGCAGCCCGACCACCGGTCCAGCAGCTGCCT GCTCCCCTGTCGAACATCAGTGAGGTCCAGAACAGCATCATGGAGGAGATCAGTAACCTGGCCTTCGTCAGAGACAACTCTCAGCGACTGATGGAGCGCAAAGTCAGCTTCGAGAAGCGAGAGAGGAAG GCCCCAGAGGTGCAGCGGCAGGCGGAGGCCCACAGGACGCAACTCCTAGCACAGTACCCGCAAGATCGGCTCTACCAGCTGAAGAGGAACTGCAATGCCTGCCAGGATCAGGACGTCTCCCTGCTGGAGGGGGAGCTGGTGGCCCTACTGGAGGACCACGACCCACTGGGCAGCACCAGCCGCTGGCTAGTGGACACTGGCA gtactCAGGGCTATGTGTACTCCACCTTCCTAAAGGTGTATAATCCCCAGAGGGACGTTACCGAGCGTCCTGATGATTTTGATAACCTGAGCCTGTTTGTGTCGGGCAGCCGGAGCAGCAGCCTGTACAGCTTCAGCCCCTCCGGTAAGCAGGGGGCGCCAGAAAGCACGCCGGAGCAGGAGAACATCGCTGCGGAGGAACAC TTCTATGCAGTGTATGCGTTCCAGGCGCGCTGTGAGCAGGAGCTGACCCTGCAGGAGTACCAGCCTGTCCGAATCCTGCAATTCTCTGACCTCGGGGGCAATAAGGACTGGTGGCTGGCCGAGGCAAACGGTCAGCGGGGCTACGTCCCGGCCAACTACCTGGGCAGGATGTCGTACGCCTGA
- the ints12 gene encoding integrator complex subunit 12, with the protein MAGTVSLELDPIFLKGLGYLHSKSKDSAEKLKALLDESLARGGDSAYRTSLKEVEVSKVSVPKINKQDSKSSSSSSSSSSSSSSSSSSSSSKSSVSEKSKKEAEKRPAEKVRVEPGDGGDLPKKPRLDKPENRSSPIAFQPKDIPLTDFTYSDETNADDFAMEMGLVCVVCRQMTVTSGNQLVECQECHNLYHQECHKPQVTDKDVNDPRLVWYCARCTRQMKRMAQKTQKPPQKPAAAVTSTAPVVKDPLVKKPELKLKPEAPGSFQAFKRTEVKVSTAVSGASAASGSSLPSGSALTGWAAFTKTTAAGTSGGKLGGSSQPGAAKPPQPPAGSKPMGLSALASVKPGAKAPSSGGSGNNGNNGSGSAPLKPPPPLTLGKQVLSRSSSGDSLGKLTVTGASSPGATSSGNGGSGNNGGGNGGNSSSASSSSSNSNSSSSAAKASADGKTPTSQESQLNAMKRLQMVKKKAAQRKLKK; encoded by the exons ATGGCTGGAACAGTGAGTCTAGAATTGGACCCCATCTTCCTCAAAGGGCTCGGATACCTTCACTCCAAAAGCAAAGACTCTGCAGAGAAGCTGAAGGCCCTGCTGGACGAGTCTCTGGCCAGAGGAGGCGATTCGGCCTACAGGACGTCACTGAAG GAAGTGGAGGTTTCGAAGGTGTCTGTGCCAAAAATTAACAAACAGGACTCCAAATCATCGTCCAGTTCATCGtcgtccagcagcagcagcagcagcagcagcagcagcagcagcagtaaatcCAGCGTCTCGGAGAAAAGCAAGAAAGAAGCGGAGAAAAGACCTGCAGAGAAG GTGAGAGTTGAACCCGGAGATGGAGGAGATCTGCCAAAGAAGCCGCGCCTCGACAAACCCGAAAACCGCTCCTCGCCCATCGCCTTCCAGCCCAAAGACATCCCCCTCACAGACTTCACCTACAGCGACGAAACCAACGCTGATGACTTCGCCATGGAGATGGGTCTGGTCTGCGTCGTGTGCCG ACAGATGACGGTCACTTCAGGAAACCAGCTGGTGGAGTGTCAAGAGTGTCACAATCTGTACCATCAGGAATGTCACAAACCTCAGGTTACGGATAAGGACGTTAACGACCCGCGGCTGGTGTGGTACTGCGCCCGCTGCACCCGACAGATGAAGCGCATG GCCCAGAAGACCCAAAAGCCCCCACAGAAGCCGGCAGCTGCAGTGACGTCCACGGCCCCAGTGGTGAAAGACCCCCTGGTGAAGAAGCcagagctgaagctgaagcccGAAGCACCAGGGTCCTTCCAGGCCTTCAAGAGGACTGAGGTTAAG gtgtcTACAGCAGTGTCGGGGGCTTCGGCTGCCAGCGGTTCATCTCTACCGTCGGGCAGTGCTCTCACAGGTTGGGCCGCTTTCACCAAAACCACCGCAGCAGGAACGTCCGGCGGTAAGCTGGGGGGCAGCAGCCAGCCAGGGGCCGCCAAACCCCCCCAGCCCCCTGCTGGCTCCAAACCCATGGGCCTGTCCGCTCTGGCCAGCGTGAAGCCGGGTGCTAAAGCTCCGAGCAGCGGTGGGAGCGGGAATAATGGGAACAACGGCTCGGGATCGGCCCCGCTGAAGCCCCCGCCGCCGCTCACGCTCGGCAAGCAGGTCCTGAGCCGCTCCTCCAGCGGGGACAGCCTGGGCAAACTCACTGTGACTGGGGCGTCATCACCGGGAGCCACCTCTTCCGGCAACGGAGGGTCCGGAAACAACGGAGGTGGGAACGGGGGTAATAGCAGCAGcgctagcagcagcagcagtaacagtaacagcagcagcagcgccgcTAAAGCCTCTGCGGACGGGAAGACGCCGACGTCCCAGGAGTCGCAGCTCAACGCCATGAAGCGTCTGCAGATGGTGAAGAAGAAAGCAGCGCAGAGGAAACTGAAGAAGTGA